The sequence GCCTCGCGCGGTCACAAGTTCAAGGTGGGTTACGACATCGACAAGAACTTCGCCCTGGGCGCCACTTATTACATGGCCGAATCCGACGCCGCCAGCGGCACGCGCAAGGATGCCAATATCGATACGCTGCAACTGGATCTGGAAGCCAAGTTCTAATCGCTTCCTTCTGTAATACCGCTCCGCCAACGCCTGATATCAAACGTACGGTTTCAGTATCCAGCTGAAATCGACAAGGACTCTCTTTGCCTGACTTTCAAAGTTTGTGGAGAGAGTCGGCGGAGCGCTGCTGGTAACTTCATCATCCGTTTTTCCCCTTGGCCGTCACAGCGACCCCATGCGCTTTGGCGGCCTGTTTTATTCTGGCGTTGAGAACTCAGGGCGCAACTTTCGGCAGGACGCCAGCCGGCCAGTCGATCAGTAGGTTATTTCCACCGATCGCCCAAATGCATTGGTCAGGGTCCTGTGGGCACTGGCCGCTTCGCCGATCAGTCGCTCGAATTCGACGCGTTGTGCGGGCGTGATCGGAATCGTGACGCGGTGAAGAAATTCCAGCAGGCGCTGATGCGCGGCAACCGATTCCGCCATCAGGCGCTGTTTGTCGCAGGCGTCCTCCATCGCTGATCCTCCTACTTCGGCACGCTTGGAGTTCATGGGCGCGTTTCACGGATAGCGGGTAATTCTTCCTTCCTGAATTTCCGCGGCGAACACGTCGAGGGAGTCGGCATCGATCTCCAGCTGCACGGCAGCTGCTTCGAGCTCGCTGGCCAGCCAGTCCTGGGCCACGGACCTGGAGACCTTGCGCAGCAATTCGGTCGCCGCGGCGTTGTTGAACGCCGTGGTGCGAATCGCGCGGCGAAACTGCTCAGTCATTGCGCTCACTGCTCAGCCCCCGATTTGGACACTTGCAAAGAGAATTAGCCGATGAATGCAGTCAACATTTAGGCCAGCGTCGCCACCGGACGAATTGCAGAGAGAAGCCGACCAATAACAGACGTTCGTGCCAGGTTGCCGGATGACGCCGTCGGCGCACGCCACTACATTGCTTGCACGCATGACCAGGCAGTCAGTTGAAAAAAATAAGGTGGTATGTGCCATGCGACAGAAGATCTGCAGCAAGATCGGCAATTGCATGCTTATTGTCGAAACCCGTGATGTCATTCGTTTTGCCGCTGAAGACAAGTACATCGTTGCCCACACCCCGACGAAAAGTGTGTGCTTCGAAGGAACCCTGAAGGCCCTGGAAGAAGAGTTCGCGGCGGATTTCATCCGCATCCATCGCAGCCACCTGGTGCGCAGGACCCAGCTGACCGGCCTGCGTTGGGACGGCTACCTGGCCAGCGTTTCGCTCAAGGGCTGCGAGGAGCGCATACCGGTGGCCCGACCGCGTTGCGCGCACGTGCGATCCCTGCTCGAGGGCGCGCCGATCAGCCCCCTGCACATTCGGCAAGTGGGATCGCCCATCTCGGAGCAAGCGCTCCCGATCGAGGCCAGCAACGGCGACGAGCCGCTACTGTGCTTCAGCGGAGGGGAGTGGTAGCAACCGTCAGAACCGCATCATCGGCAGCGGGCTCAGCGGGTGCTTGAGGGTGCGTTTGCCGGTCAGTTGCAGCAGGCGCAGGTGGAAACCCGCGGTA is a genomic window of Pseudomonas knackmussii B13 containing:
- a CDS encoding LytTR family DNA-binding domain-containing protein translates to MRQKICSKIGNCMLIVETRDVIRFAAEDKYIVAHTPTKSVCFEGTLKALEEEFAADFIRIHRSHLVRRTQLTGLRWDGYLASVSLKGCEERIPVARPRCAHVRSLLEGAPISPLHIRQVGSPISEQALPIEASNGDEPLLCFSGGEW